From the genome of Nicotiana tabacum cultivar K326 chromosome 17, ASM71507v2, whole genome shotgun sequence:
AAGGTAATTGTTACAACAAATGCCAGATTTTTAGAAGAGGACTATTTAATGAACCATATTCCTAAAAGTAAACTAGTTTTACAGAAATTAAGTAATAGAATAACTAATGACTCATCTCTGGAACATATCTTGGAAGCCAGTATTGACATACCACTGCATTATCATAGCGGGAGAAATGTTAATTGGCAGCAGAACGCACAAGAGCAATTTCCTAACATCTCACTACCCCAAAGTAGTGGGAGTAATATTGAGCAATCTCAGATTGTTCAGCAACCTGAAATTGTTGTGCAGCCTGCACTTCAGGAAGAAGTTAATGATATCCCAGCACCGCAAGGTGTGGAGGATAACATTGAAGCTTCAGTTCCGGAAAATGATATTGTGATTCAACAACAAAATCCAACTGCACCTGTAGTGACTAGTCGTAGTGGGAGAATTATTAATAAACCTCTCCGGTTTGTGCTCTTGGGAGAATATTATGATAGAATCCCTGAAAAACCTAATATAGAACCTCTTAATTACGACGAAGCACTATAGGATACAAATGATGATAAATGGGTTGTTGCTATGAAATCTGAAATGGAGTCCATGTACTCCAATCAAGTCCCGGCTCTTGAAGAACCACCTACTAGAGTCAAACCCATTGGTTGTAGATggatctataagaaaaagagatgagtggatggaaaagtgcaaacttttaaaggtgggcttgttacaaaagggtttacTCAAAAATAAGGGATCGATTATGAGGAAACTTTTTTGCCAGTAGCCATGCTTAAATCCATTAGGATTCTCTTATCCATTCCTGCTCATTACGATTATGAGATTTGACAAATGGATGTCAAGATGACTTTTCTTCATGGAAGCCTTGATGAGTGCATCTATATGGCACAACCAGTTGGTTTCATTAAAAGTGGCAATGAGCACATGTTGTGTAAATTAAAGAAATCCATTTGTGGATTGAAACAAGCTACTAGAGCATGGAATACTTGTTTTGACACATCGAttaaaacctttgattttgatcAATGTGAAAACGAGTTTTGTATCTATAAGAAGTCGGATGGAGATAAAGTTACATTTTTGGTTTTGTACGTAGATGATATTTTGCTCATaggaaataatgtgagcatgttgAATTCAGTAAAGGAATGGTTGTCCTCGCGTTTTGATGTGAAAGACTTGGGACAAGCGGCACATATTCTTGGGATTAAGCTTATGCAGCGAAGGATATTAGGCTTATCCCAAGCACTTTATATTGATACTATTCTCACCAGGTTTAACATGTAAGATTCCAAGAAAGGTTTTCTCCCTTTTAGGCATGAAATCTCTCTGTCAAAAGATCAGTCCCCAAAAATGACCGATGAGATAGAAAAGATGAAGGCGGACCCTTATCCTTCTGCTGTAAGGAGTCTCATGTATGCTATGTtgtgtactagacctgatatctgCTTTGCTGTTGGCATGGTtagtagatttcagtcaaatCCTGGACGAGAACACTGGACTGACGTTAAACATATAATCAGGTACCTGAAAAGGACTAGGGATTATATGTTGGTTTATCACTCAGGTGATCTTGTACCCATTGGCTATACTGATTCAGATTTCCAGTCAGATAGAGATTCTAGAAAATTTACCTCAAGATATGTTTTTACCTTAGGAGGTGGAGCCATAAGTTGAAAGAGCATCAAGCAATCATGTATTGCTGATTCCATCATGGAAGCCGAATATGTTGCTGCATCTGAGGCAGCTAAAGAGGTTGTTTGGCTTGGGAACTTTCTAAAAGAGCTTAATGTAGTTCCTTCGGTTCAAGCACCTATTGTACTTTATTGTGACAATAGTGGTGCAGTTGCAAACTCGAAGGAACCAAGAATCCATAAAAAGAGTAAGCATATTGAGCGTAAATATCATTTAATTCGGGACATAACTCAGAGAGGTGATGCAAGAGTGTTGAAGATTGCATCGGAGGACAATTTGGCAGACCCGTTTACAAAGAGCTTGCCACAGAAGATTTTTGACAAGTATGTAGAAGGGATATGTGTTAGAGTTGTAGACacatggttatgagtctaagtgggagattattgggatactattaaccatgcagtTTAGATATAGTATTGTATTTTATACtttatgaaataattatttatttaatttattcacttcaataaagtactattttaaatagattatttgttACATGTGTGTCCTTTAGTTATGTAGTAGATAATTTAGTGTATGGAGCCTTAGCTCATGCACAAAAGATTAAATTGTcggttctcataattaataaattatgttCACAATTGAAGATGTTATTGgacaaaatatcttgatgattgtagtaaaaaattatagtataatttgtcttgattatgGGAGTGGTTTTACTCCGAtttcttgtgctagtatacttagtgtatattgaacggaccaagtagagaaaagatGTTTTTGTACTAAATATATATAAAGCATTCTCTCTAGTTCattaaatgagcttatactcctaatattgatataattattatgatcaatgtgattagtttattattttgatttatcaaaaggtacaACTCTATTTAGAGTTAGTGTATGCCTAATAGATTGGAAAATGACGAATAgcatttgtgaaataataattagttgatagaatccatgactcggttttgagtttgatgatacccctttatgtaagcttataagttATCATGTGAAAATACGACcagtggattttgtatccgtcatATAAAATAGTTTAAGCGAAATTATACAGGATTTAATTAttgattaaattaaattgttagtaatttaatttaattaactggtatttgtgatcttaacatggggagttaaaataaGTTTTAGAGAATTTTCGAAATTCATATTAAGAAGTTCAATTGCAGATTTTTTGTGGAATAAACTGCCATTAATTATATTAGAAATTAATTCATCCAAATTTTCGAATTATGCTATAATTGGTAGTCTCTTACTATTTCTGTGGTCCCTGCTatacctagtaaaaatctagACTGACTTGGGTAAAAGTGACTTGGGGTAAAAGTCATCTTGTAGAGTTAGAGTATGATTCTACTTGCACAAGTAGAATCCGACACGATTTTGGAGCCCTCTTTGGCTGGAAAATGAGTCTACATAAGGAAGACATTTTTCACCCAATAACTGACCTTTTTCGAGTTGTATTGTTCTTACTCACTCAAAGCAATTTCGTCCAAAGTCTTACTAGGACCATAGCAGAAGACAGCAGTCCTCGATTCTTGCTTTGAGGAGGACATGTGCAATGTTTTCAAGAGGTTAGTGGTTTCTAATCTCGTAATTATATCATTGTCTAGTTTACATGTATAAGATGCCTGGATTGTATGCTTGCTTCCGCTGCGCATGTTCTAACGATAGTTTTCTCTCAAAATTTCTCATGGTTTATCAATTAATTATATATGTCATCATTTGGTCTCTTAAAAATCTTATACTTTTTTTTTGCCTCCACCAATAGATTAGCTAGTTAGTTGTACTAGGAGTTTTTAATAGCCTAATAAAAGTATGAATGGAGTATTTAGTTCTGACTGGATGCTAGTTTAGTTATCATAccacaataaaatatttttcagcacGAAAAAATAACACACCATTTAGTACCCCGAATGTCGTTTTATTACTAGAATACTGTCTAATACCGTCCaaaaataccgaccgaaatcggtcggaaaattGAAAAAACTGACCAATTTCCGACCGACTTTCATTCGTCGAAATTAGACTGGTCGGCAATAAATAGCGACCGAAGTCAGTCGCAATTTTTGACCGGTTTCGGTCAGTCAATAAAATTTCAGAAGCGACCAAAAACGAAAATATCTACCCAAAATACCGACCGAAGTCGATCGgtatttttaattatgtaattaaaaaatataccGTCTGAAAATCAAACCGGGATCTGTACTGTGGCAAGGTACTATTCTGCCACTACACTATTGTCACATTTTGGTTTAAGTCTatcttttgttttatttgtacTCTTTAATTGCATTTTCGCACGAAACTAACCGATAGATTTCGTTcggttttataaaaaatataaaattaccgaccgaagtcggttgATTTTTTTAAATGACATACTGAAATAACCGACTGATTTCGGTCATTTTTTGAATATTAACTTTATTTTATATCGGGACGccaaaatagtttcccgcat
Proteins encoded in this window:
- the LOC142171950 gene encoding secreted RxLR effector protein 161-like, with product MTDEIEKMKADPYPSAVRSLMYAMLCTRPDICFAVGMVSRFQSNPGREHWTDVKHIIRYLKRTRDYMLVYHSGDLVPIGYTDSDFQSDRDSRKFTSRYVFTLGGGAIS
- the LOC107831239 gene encoding uncharacterized protein LOC107831239, which encodes MVRSMLSYFNLPFSFWGYALETTNYILNLVLSKSVPSTLAELWTGRKPSLRHIRVWGCPAHVLKQKADKLESRTEVCIFIGYPKGTKGGLFYCPKEKKVIVTTNARFLEEDYLMNHIPKSKLVLQKLSNRITNDSSLEHILEASIDIPLHYHSGRNVNWQQNAQEQFPNISLPQSSGSNIEQSQIVQQPEIVVQPALQEEVNDIPAPQGVEDNIEASVPENDIVIQQQNPTAPVVTSRSGRIINKPLRFVLLGEYYDRIPEKPNIEPLNYDEAL